A single genomic interval of Nodosilinea sp. PGN35 harbors:
- the aroC gene encoding chorismate synthase, with translation MGNTFGNLFRITTFGESHGGGVGVVIDGCPPRLEISEEEIQAELDRRRPGQSKITTPRKESDRCEILSGVFQGKTLGTPIAILVRNENTRPQDYSEMVTAYRPSHADATYDAKYGLRNYQGGGRSSARETIGRVAAGAIAKKILQQVAGTEILGYVKRIQNLEGTIDPATVTLEQIESNIVRCPDAEAAQRMIDRIEAIRDQGDSIGGVVECVARSVKVGLGSPVFDKLEADLAKGVMSLPASKGFEIGSGFAGTLLTGSEHNDEFYTDETGTLRTRTNRSGGTQGGIANGENIILRVAFKPTATIRKAQNTVTNTGEATVLAARGRHDPCVLPRAVPMVEAMVALVLCDHLLRHHGQCELF, from the coding sequence ATGGGCAACACCTTTGGGAACTTGTTTCGCATCACCACCTTTGGCGAATCCCACGGCGGTGGGGTAGGGGTGGTCATCGATGGCTGCCCGCCCCGCCTAGAGATTTCTGAGGAAGAAATCCAAGCCGAACTCGATCGCCGTCGTCCCGGCCAGAGCAAAATCACCACCCCCCGCAAAGAGAGCGATCGCTGCGAAATTCTCTCCGGGGTGTTCCAGGGCAAAACCCTGGGCACCCCCATCGCCATTCTGGTGCGCAACGAAAACACCCGCCCCCAGGACTACAGCGAGATGGTCACCGCCTATCGCCCCTCCCACGCCGATGCCACCTACGATGCCAAGTACGGCCTGCGCAACTATCAGGGGGGGGGACGCTCCTCGGCGCGGGAAACCATTGGCCGGGTGGCGGCGGGGGCGATCGCCAAAAAGATCCTCCAGCAGGTGGCGGGCACCGAAATTCTCGGCTACGTCAAGCGCATTCAGAACCTCGAAGGCACCATCGACCCGGCCACCGTCACCCTGGAGCAGATCGAGAGCAACATCGTGCGCTGCCCCGATGCCGAGGCTGCCCAGCGCATGATCGACCGCATCGAAGCCATCCGCGACCAGGGCGACTCCATCGGCGGCGTGGTGGAATGCGTGGCTCGGAGCGTCAAGGTGGGGCTGGGTTCCCCGGTGTTTGACAAACTGGAGGCGGATCTGGCCAAAGGCGTCATGTCGCTGCCCGCCAGCAAAGGTTTTGAAATTGGCTCTGGCTTTGCCGGCACCCTGCTCACCGGCAGCGAGCACAACGACGAGTTTTACACCGACGAAACCGGCACCCTGCGCACCCGCACCAACCGCTCCGGCGGCACCCAGGGGGGCATCGCCAACGGCGAAAACATCATCCTGCGCGTCGCCTTTAAGCCCACCGCCACCATTCGCAAAGCCCAAAACACCGTCACCAATACCGGCGAAGCCACCGTGCTGGCTGCCCGAGGCCGCCACGACCCCTGCGTGCTGCCCCGCGCCGTGCCCATGGTCGAGGCCATGGTGGCCCTGGTGCTGTGCGACCACCTGCTGCGCCACCACGGCCAGTGCGAGCTGTTTTAG
- a CDS encoding cupin domain-containing protein, with product MKIIGLHQVPEEAVSHNPAIKKRVLLRRDDLPHLTNFAQARFAPGQVANGHSHTDMAEVFFVEAGNGTIIVDGQAYSLTPGICIAIAPGEHHEVANTGTEELVLTYFGLRV from the coding sequence ATGAAGATTATTGGCCTTCACCAGGTACCCGAGGAGGCAGTCTCCCACAACCCGGCAATTAAAAAGCGGGTGCTGCTGCGCCGGGATGACTTACCCCACTTGACCAACTTTGCCCAGGCCCGCTTTGCCCCAGGCCAGGTTGCCAACGGCCACAGCCACACCGATATGGCTGAGGTGTTCTTTGTCGAAGCAGGCAATGGCACCATTATCGTCGATGGTCAGGCCTATTCGCTGACCCCCGGTATCTGTATTGCGATCGCACCCGGCGAACACCACGAAGTCGCCAACACCGGCACCGAGGAACTCGTCCTCACCTACTTCGGCCTCCGCGTCTAG
- a CDS encoding ATP-binding cassette domain-containing protein, translating into MPTIDVHQLSKRYPVAIKETGLGGTLRHFLRRQYRLIDAVQDISFHIEPGEVVGFLGPNGAGKTTTLKMLTGLIYPSAGRVRVGDQVPFQRRAEFLQDITLVMGQKQQLLWDLPALDSLRINAAIYGLSPKEFHYRVEELTEMLALQGKLTQPVRKLSLGERMKAEMMAALLHRPRVLFLDEPTLGLDVNAQVAVREFLRDYNRRYQATILLTSHYMADITALCRRVLLIYQGRLIYDGSLEGLLDRFAPYREVTLDLATGCDRATLSRYGELESLEGCTARLIVHRDALTQTVSQLLGDLDVQDLTVSDPPVEEVIGRVFAAGSAEG; encoded by the coding sequence ATGCCCACCATTGATGTTCATCAGCTCAGCAAACGCTACCCCGTGGCCATCAAAGAGACGGGCCTGGGGGGCACGCTGCGCCATTTCCTACGCCGCCAGTACCGCCTTATAGACGCGGTGCAGGACATTTCATTTCACATCGAGCCGGGGGAGGTGGTGGGCTTTTTAGGGCCTAACGGTGCCGGCAAAACCACCACGCTCAAAATGCTCACCGGGCTGATTTATCCCTCGGCGGGCAGGGTGCGGGTGGGTGACCAGGTGCCCTTTCAGCGGCGAGCCGAGTTTTTGCAGGACATCACCCTGGTGATGGGGCAAAAGCAGCAGCTCCTGTGGGATCTGCCCGCCCTCGACTCGCTGCGGATTAACGCCGCTATCTACGGTCTCTCCCCCAAAGAATTTCACTACCGGGTTGAGGAACTCACCGAGATGCTGGCTCTCCAGGGCAAGCTGACCCAGCCGGTGCGTAAGCTCTCCCTGGGCGAGCGCATGAAGGCCGAGATGATGGCGGCCCTGCTGCACCGCCCCCGCGTCTTGTTCTTAGATGAACCGACCCTGGGCCTCGACGTCAATGCCCAGGTGGCGGTGCGGGAGTTTTTGCGCGACTACAACCGCCGCTACCAAGCCACCATTTTGCTCACCAGCCACTACATGGCCGACATCACGGCCCTGTGTCGGCGGGTGCTGTTGATCTACCAGGGGCGGCTGATCTACGACGGCAGCCTGGAGGGGCTGCTCGATCGCTTCGCCCCCTACCGAGAAGTCACCCTAGATTTGGCCACGGGCTGCGATCGCGCCACCCTGAGCCGCTACGGCGAATTGGAAAGCCTGGAGGGCTGCACCGCCCGGCTGATTGTGCACCGCGATGCCCTAACCCAAACAGTCAGCCAGCTGTTGGGAGACTTAGACGTGCAGGATTTGACCGTCAGCGATCCGCCCGTGGAGGAGGTGATTGGGCGAGTGTTTGCGGCAGGCTCCGCAGAGGGGTGA
- a CDS encoding orange carotenoid protein N-terminal domain-containing protein, with the protein MTAIDVRLQFEQAVQAFESVDVDCKIAVLWQTYDTLGQAFAAIAPVALFSQAVQQLLSQIQQVDRDDQTAILRDILAGADTRFTQAYQALNINMKLAFWHRLFNLLPANRLPLSTCQNGSAATQALLVRLDAMGLNERLHFLRRAVG; encoded by the coding sequence ATGACCGCCATTGATGTTCGCCTTCAGTTTGAGCAGGCCGTTCAAGCCTTTGAATCGGTCGATGTAGACTGCAAAATTGCCGTTCTCTGGCAGACCTACGACACGCTGGGGCAGGCCTTTGCGGCCATTGCCCCGGTGGCCCTCTTCTCCCAGGCGGTGCAGCAGTTGTTGAGCCAGATCCAGCAGGTCGATCGCGACGACCAGACAGCGATTTTGCGCGATATTCTCGCCGGAGCCGATACCCGCTTTACCCAGGCTTACCAGGCGCTCAACATCAACATGAAGCTGGCCTTCTGGCACCGCCTGTTCAACCTCCTGCCCGCCAACCGCCTGCCCTTGAGCACCTGCCAAAACGGCTCGGCCGCGACCCAGGCACTGCTCGTCCGCCTCGATGCCATGGGGCTTAACGAGCGGCTTCACTTCCTGCGCCGGGCGGTGGGCTAG
- a CDS encoding polymer-forming cytoskeletal protein, producing the protein MFKRKSAPLLTYLSQKAEFEGVLHAEGMLRVDGVIHGTVDIKGDLEISSTGLVEGPEVRAQNIVVQGVLKARVFAEGKLTLSRTARLEGDVVAGALEIEPGAYYTGYIETRDAKSLPPVREVPELYGTTEL; encoded by the coding sequence ATGTTCAAACGCAAATCGGCTCCGCTGTTGACCTATTTGAGTCAAAAGGCTGAGTTTGAGGGGGTGCTCCACGCCGAGGGTATGCTGCGGGTAGACGGCGTAATCCACGGCACCGTGGATATTAAAGGAGATCTGGAGATCTCCTCCACCGGATTGGTCGAAGGCCCCGAGGTCAGGGCTCAAAATATCGTTGTGCAGGGGGTGCTCAAAGCCCGGGTTTTTGCCGAAGGCAAGCTCACCTTGAGCCGCACGGCCCGGCTTGAGGGGGATGTAGTCGCAGGTGCCCTAGAGATAGAGCCGGGGGCTTACTACACCGGCTATATCGAAACCCGCGACGCCAAGTCGCTGCCGCCCGTCCGCGAAGTGCCCGAACTCTACGGCACTACCGAGCTTTAG
- the cysE gene encoding serine O-acetyltransferase, translating into MLTTLIADFRIVFERDPAARNWLEVLTCYPGLHALWLHRFSHWLWNLGLPVVPRLISHLARFLTGIEIHPGATIGKGVFIDHGMGVVIGETAIVGDYALIYQGVTLGGTGKEIGKRHPTLGDNVVVGAGAKVLGNIYLGHNVRIGAGSVVLREVPSDCTVVGVPGRIVYRAGERVEPLEHGRLPDSEAQVIRALLDRIESLEKEVQSLGQARLEPVLVGAVRSQDGVHCRLQDRVIEEFLDGSGI; encoded by the coding sequence GTGCTCACCACCCTGATTGCCGATTTTCGCATCGTCTTCGAGCGTGACCCAGCGGCCCGCAACTGGCTAGAGGTACTCACCTGCTACCCCGGCCTCCATGCCCTATGGCTGCACCGCTTTAGCCACTGGCTCTGGAATCTGGGCCTTCCCGTGGTGCCCCGCCTCATTTCTCACCTGGCGCGGTTTCTCACCGGCATCGAAATTCACCCTGGAGCCACCATTGGCAAAGGGGTATTTATTGACCACGGCATGGGCGTGGTCATTGGCGAAACCGCCATTGTTGGGGACTACGCCCTGATCTACCAGGGTGTAACCCTGGGGGGCACCGGCAAAGAGATTGGCAAGCGCCACCCCACCCTCGGCGACAACGTGGTAGTCGGAGCCGGGGCTAAGGTGTTAGGCAATATATATCTTGGCCACAACGTGCGCATCGGCGCAGGTTCGGTCGTGCTGCGAGAGGTGCCCTCCGACTGCACGGTAGTTGGGGTGCCCGGGCGCATCGTGTACCGCGCTGGCGAGCGCGTCGAGCCCCTAGAGCACGGTCGCTTGCCCGACTCTGAAGCCCAGGTGATTCGCGCCCTCCTCGATCGCATCGAATCCCTGGAAAAGGAAGTGCAGTCGTTGGGCCAGGCACGCCTCGAACCAGTTTTAGTAGGGGCTGTGCGTTCCCAAGACGGCGTCCACTGCCGCCTACAGGATCGCGTCATTGAAGAATTTCTCGACGGCAGCGGCATTTAG
- the rpoD gene encoding RNA polymerase sigma factor RpoD gives MTQANHLLGTINPETELDLLIDGNDSDENFVAQDDEAGADDKAPKGKVTRRRAQTKKRHYTEDSIRLYLQEIGRIRLLRAEEEIELARKIADLLKLERIQDELFDSLEREPSDLEWAAAVSQDEGKDYTLASFRHRLHIGRRAKDKMVQSNLRLVVSIAKKYMNRGLSFQDLIQEGSLGLIRAAEKFDHEKGYKFSTYATWWIRQAITRAIADQSRTIRLPVHLYETISRIKKTTKLLSQELGRKPTEEEIATRMEMTIEKLRFIAKSAQLPISLETPIGKEEDSRLGDFIESDGETPEDQVSKSLLREDLESVLGTLSPRERDVLRLRYGLDDGRMKTLEEIGQIFNVTRERIRQIEAKALRKLRHPNRNSILKEYIR, from the coding sequence ATGACCCAAGCAAATCATCTGCTCGGCACCATCAACCCTGAAACTGAACTCGATCTGCTGATCGACGGTAATGATAGTGACGAGAATTTTGTTGCCCAAGATGACGAGGCCGGCGCCGATGACAAAGCGCCGAAGGGGAAGGTAACCCGCCGCCGAGCTCAAACCAAAAAACGCCACTACACCGAAGACTCCATTCGTCTCTACTTGCAGGAGATTGGCCGCATTCGCCTGCTGCGGGCCGAAGAAGAAATTGAGCTGGCCCGCAAAATTGCCGACCTGCTCAAGCTAGAGCGCATTCAAGACGAACTGTTTGATTCCCTGGAGCGAGAGCCCTCTGACCTCGAGTGGGCCGCCGCCGTCAGCCAAGATGAAGGCAAAGACTATACCCTAGCCAGCTTCCGCCACCGACTGCACATTGGTCGCCGCGCCAAAGACAAAATGGTGCAGTCAAACCTGCGCCTGGTGGTTTCAATTGCTAAAAAGTACATGAACCGGGGCCTGTCCTTCCAAGATCTAATTCAGGAAGGCAGCCTGGGTCTCATTCGCGCCGCCGAAAAGTTTGACCACGAGAAGGGCTACAAGTTTTCGACCTATGCCACCTGGTGGATTCGCCAGGCGATCACTCGGGCGATCGCCGATCAGTCGCGCACCATTCGTCTGCCGGTGCACCTCTACGAAACCATCTCTCGCATCAAGAAGACCACCAAGCTGCTCTCCCAGGAGCTAGGCCGCAAGCCTACCGAAGAAGAGATTGCCACTCGGATGGAAATGACCATCGAGAAACTGCGGTTTATCGCCAAGTCAGCCCAGCTGCCCATTTCCCTTGAGACTCCCATTGGTAAAGAAGAAGATTCTCGCCTGGGCGACTTCATTGAGTCAGACGGCGAAACCCCTGAAGACCAGGTTTCCAAGAGCCTGCTGAGGGAAGATCTCGAGAGCGTGTTGGGTACCCTCAGCCCCCGCGAACGCGATGTGCTGCGCCTGCGCTACGGCCTCGACGACGGTCGCATGAAGACCCTGGAGGAAATTGGTCAGATCTTCAACGTCACCCGCGAACGCATTCGCCAGATTGAAGCCAAGGCTCTCCGCAAGCTGCGCCATCCCAACCGCAACAGCATTCTAAAAGAGTACATTCGCTAA
- the lexA gene encoding transcriptional repressor LexA, whose translation MESLTTAQQELYDWLVEYIRANQHSPSIRQMMRAMNLRSPAPIQSRLEHLKNKGYIEWSEGKARTIRVRDDVRGVPILGTIAAGFVNEAFTDTVERLDLNGLPIQSGDYALKVTGDSMIEAMIQDGDVVIMRPVKDPQGIREGTIVAARVESGTTLKSFYRQGNQVHLKPANPDYPVMEFPADLVDVQGRLVAVWRGIDPDFTV comes from the coding sequence ATGGAATCCTTAACAACCGCCCAGCAGGAGCTATACGACTGGCTAGTTGAGTATATTCGGGCCAATCAGCACTCCCCCTCCATTCGCCAGATGATGCGGGCTATGAACCTGCGTTCTCCGGCTCCCATTCAAAGTCGTCTGGAGCACCTCAAGAACAAGGGCTACATTGAGTGGAGCGAAGGCAAGGCGCGTACCATTCGCGTTCGGGATGACGTTCGCGGTGTTCCCATCCTTGGCACCATTGCTGCGGGTTTTGTCAATGAAGCCTTTACCGATACCGTCGAGCGTCTAGACCTCAACGGGCTACCGATTCAGTCGGGCGACTATGCTCTCAAGGTTACTGGAGACAGCATGATCGAGGCCATGATCCAGGATGGAGATGTGGTGATCATGCGCCCTGTGAAAGATCCCCAGGGCATCCGCGAGGGCACTATTGTAGCGGCTCGGGTGGAAAGCGGCACCACTCTCAAGTCGTTTTATCGTCAGGGGAACCAGGTGCATCTCAAGCCTGCCAACCCCGACTACCCCGTAATGGAATTTCCGGCGGATTTAGTAGATGTGCAGGGACGGCTAGTGGCGGTGTGGCGCGGTATTGATCCAGACTTCACCGTCTAG
- the lpxD gene encoding UDP-3-O-(3-hydroxymyristoyl)glucosamine N-acyltransferase, whose product MKFSTIADKIQITAASSLIENPGHDPDLAGVAAVDQASPGTLSYIEGDKFAAFVGTTQASALILPQNPALQARATERGIAWLNTPDPRLAFARAIALFYTPYRPAPGIHPSAVVDPTAVWGEDVSIGANAVIQAGVHLGSGVCIHPNVVIYPQVQVGDRSVLHANCTVHERTQIGADCTIHSGAVIGAEGFGFVPTPQGWEKMEQSGIVVIEDRVRVGSNSTIDRPAVGTTRVGRDTKLDNLVHIAHGCQVGEGVAMAAQVGMAGGVTIGNRVILAGQVGIANQAAIGDGAIATAKAGIHSDVAPGEIVTGTPALPHKVFLKASAVYRRLPEMYKTIQRLQKHLP is encoded by the coding sequence ATGAAGTTCAGCACCATTGCCGACAAAATTCAGATTACCGCCGCCTCTAGTCTGATTGAGAACCCCGGCCATGACCCCGACCTTGCCGGGGTAGCTGCTGTTGACCAGGCCTCGCCCGGCACGCTGAGCTACATTGAAGGCGACAAATTCGCCGCCTTTGTAGGTACCACCCAGGCCAGCGCCCTAATTCTGCCTCAAAATCCAGCGTTGCAGGCCAGGGCCACCGAGCGCGGCATTGCCTGGCTCAACACCCCCGATCCGCGATTGGCCTTTGCCCGCGCCATTGCGCTATTCTATACCCCCTATCGGCCCGCCCCCGGCATTCATCCGAGCGCCGTAGTTGACCCCACCGCTGTCTGGGGCGAGGATGTCTCCATTGGGGCCAACGCGGTAATTCAGGCGGGCGTCCATTTGGGGTCAGGCGTCTGCATTCACCCCAACGTGGTGATCTACCCCCAGGTGCAAGTGGGCGATCGCTCCGTGCTCCACGCCAACTGCACCGTCCACGAGCGCACCCAGATTGGGGCTGACTGCACTATCCACAGCGGTGCCGTAATTGGAGCCGAGGGCTTTGGCTTTGTGCCCACTCCCCAGGGCTGGGAGAAAATGGAGCAGTCGGGCATTGTGGTAATTGAAGACCGTGTGCGAGTGGGCAGCAACAGCACCATCGATCGCCCCGCCGTGGGTACAACCCGGGTGGGGCGCGACACTAAGCTCGACAACCTGGTGCACATTGCCCACGGCTGCCAGGTGGGCGAAGGCGTCGCCATGGCGGCCCAGGTGGGTATGGCCGGGGGAGTGACTATCGGCAACCGGGTAATTTTGGCGGGCCAGGTGGGCATTGCCAACCAGGCTGCCATTGGCGATGGGGCGATTGCCACCGCCAAGGCAGGTATCCACAGCGACGTTGCCCCTGGCGAAATCGTCACCGGCACGCCGGCCTTACCCCACAAAGTATTTCTCAAGGCATCGGCGGTGTACCGTCGCCTGCCCGAAATGTATAAAACCATCCAGCGCCTGCAAAAGCACCTTCCCTAG
- the rlmD gene encoding 23S rRNA (uracil(1939)-C(5))-methyltransferase RlmD: MDQWQQGATLDIDVTDLTSSGDGLGRWQERVVFVPNTVPGDRVRVRLVQAKPAFGRAQVKQLLAASPDRIRAACIVADKCGGCQWQSVNYPAQLAAKQQQVVDAFSRIGGFENPNVLPILGSDAPLGYRNKATYPLGRSPEGQVKAGYFRQGSHKLVNLNQCPVQDERLNPLLAEVKRDIQERGWSVYNEAKHQGRLRHLALRVGRRTGQQLLTLVSTAPNLKDIELQAQEWRERYPALVGVCVNLNPDKTNAIFGAETLVIDGVPYLEEIFAGLRFQIHATTFFQVNTEQAERVLQVILDELRLTGSETIIDAYCGVGTLTLPLAQQAERVMGLEVQPEAVAQGLANAGLNGIDNVEFRAGDVGTQLTEAAASLSNPLDIVVLDPPRKGCDRPLLDALVELRPPRIVYMSCDPATLARDLKILRDEGGYTLTKVQPADFFAQTPHVECVAFLVA; the protein is encoded by the coding sequence GTGGATCAGTGGCAGCAGGGGGCAACCCTGGATATAGACGTTACCGACCTCACCAGCAGTGGGGATGGCTTGGGCCGCTGGCAAGAGCGGGTTGTCTTTGTGCCCAACACGGTACCGGGGGACAGGGTGCGGGTGCGGCTGGTACAGGCCAAGCCTGCCTTTGGTCGGGCCCAGGTGAAGCAGCTGTTGGCGGCTTCACCCGATCGCATTCGAGCCGCCTGCATTGTGGCCGACAAGTGTGGGGGCTGCCAGTGGCAGTCGGTGAATTACCCAGCCCAGCTGGCGGCGAAGCAGCAGCAGGTGGTGGATGCCTTCAGCCGCATTGGCGGGTTTGAGAATCCCAATGTGCTGCCGATTCTGGGCTCTGATGCACCCCTGGGCTATCGCAACAAGGCCACCTATCCTTTGGGACGATCGCCCGAAGGGCAGGTCAAAGCGGGCTACTTTCGCCAGGGCAGCCACAAGCTGGTCAACCTCAACCAGTGCCCCGTACAGGACGAGCGGTTGAATCCTCTGCTGGCCGAGGTCAAGCGCGACATTCAGGAGCGCGGTTGGTCAGTCTACAACGAGGCTAAGCATCAGGGGCGGCTGCGGCACCTGGCGCTGCGGGTGGGTCGCCGTACCGGGCAGCAGCTGCTGACGCTGGTCTCCACCGCCCCTAACCTCAAAGATATTGAGCTTCAAGCCCAGGAGTGGCGAGAGCGCTACCCGGCACTTGTCGGAGTCTGCGTCAACCTCAACCCCGACAAAACCAACGCCATCTTTGGGGCCGAAACCCTGGTGATCGACGGCGTGCCCTACCTTGAGGAGATCTTTGCCGGGCTGCGGTTTCAAATTCATGCCACCACCTTCTTTCAGGTCAACACTGAACAGGCCGAGCGAGTCTTGCAGGTGATTTTAGATGAGCTGCGGCTCACCGGCAGCGAAACCATCATCGATGCCTACTGCGGCGTTGGCACCCTCACCCTGCCTTTGGCCCAGCAGGCCGAGCGGGTTATGGGGCTAGAGGTACAGCCTGAGGCGGTGGCCCAGGGCCTGGCCAACGCCGGGCTCAACGGCATCGACAACGTCGAATTTCGAGCCGGAGATGTGGGGACACAGCTAACTGAAGCCGCCGCCAGCCTCAGCAATCCCCTGGATATTGTGGTGCTGGATCCACCTCGCAAAGGGTGCGATCGCCCGCTACTCGACGCCCTGGTCGAACTTCGCCCGCCTCGCATCGTCTATATGAGCTGTGATCCTGCTACCCTGGCCCGCGATCTCAAAATTCTGCGGGACGAAGGGGGCTATACCCTGACCAAGGTTCAGCCCGCCGATTTCTTTGCCCAAACCCCCCACGTAGAATGCGTCGCATTTCTGGTAGCGTAA
- a CDS encoding Crp/Fnr family transcriptional regulator: protein MDARYNPRDADADLKLIRSALLFQDLPEDAVAEATSHVVSRRHPANQVILLENDWGSSVYFILEGWVKIRTYNLDGKEVTLNILGRGELFGEMAPLEEVPRSTDVITLVPTVIGSMPASDFVKLLNTQPLAGIRLSQLMARRLRQVNRRLRLRESDSTSRVADIILFLADGQGQRGVGGIEIPNLPHRELSSLSGLARETVTRVLSKLEKKGLIVRDKDLMSIPDINALERLLV, encoded by the coding sequence ATGGATGCTCGCTACAACCCTCGAGATGCCGACGCCGATCTCAAATTAATTCGTTCGGCGCTGCTGTTTCAGGATCTACCAGAGGACGCTGTAGCCGAAGCCACCAGCCATGTGGTCTCTCGTCGCCATCCGGCAAATCAGGTAATTTTGCTCGAAAATGACTGGGGCAGTTCGGTCTACTTCATTTTGGAAGGCTGGGTCAAAATTCGCACCTACAACCTCGATGGTAAGGAAGTTACCCTCAACATTTTGGGCCGGGGTGAGCTGTTTGGCGAAATGGCCCCCCTCGAAGAGGTGCCCCGCTCCACTGACGTGATTACCCTGGTGCCTACGGTAATTGGCAGCATGCCCGCCAGCGACTTTGTCAAGCTGCTCAACACCCAGCCTTTGGCCGGCATTCGCCTCTCGCAGCTGATGGCTCGGCGGCTCAGGCAGGTCAACCGCCGCCTGCGGCTGCGCGAGTCAGACAGCACCTCACGGGTGGCCGACATCATTCTTTTTTTGGCCGACGGGCAGGGGCAGCGCGGAGTCGGTGGCATCGAAATTCCCAACCTGCCCCACCGCGAGTTGAGCAGCCTCAGCGGCCTGGCGCGGGAGACGGTGACCCGCGTCCTGAGTAAGCTAGAGAAGAAAGGGCTAATTGTACGGGACAAAGACCTGATGAGCATTCCCGACATCAATGCCCTAGAACGTCTGCTGGTTTAG
- a CDS encoding DUF2232 domain-containing protein has protein sequence MSHPPDPAPGAEFVPPAEATASDFDGLDTYLEYRSAEADEAPDLSHRLKSGPLAMVETAFLASTAALIWLVNTYFPPGPILRLLFPLPMALVYLRWGPRAAWMSALVSGLLLSVLMGPPRSLLFLIPYALLGVQLGFFWVRRTNWYVSIAVGALLGTIGFFFRLWLSSLLVGEDLWVYLTTQVTQMLNWGLERLVGLGVLDVGVLGQANVEAVQILALISVLSSNVVYLFTVHLAAWLLLRRLGAKIPEPPGWVQDLLKD, from the coding sequence ATGAGTCATCCCCCCGACCCCGCCCCTGGGGCTGAGTTTGTGCCCCCGGCTGAGGCCACCGCGAGCGATTTCGACGGGCTGGACACCTACCTGGAGTACCGCAGCGCCGAGGCAGACGAGGCTCCCGATCTGTCCCACCGGCTGAAGTCTGGCCCGCTGGCCATGGTGGAAACGGCGTTTTTGGCCAGCACGGCGGCGCTGATCTGGCTGGTGAATACCTACTTTCCGCCGGGGCCGATCCTGCGGCTGCTGTTTCCGCTGCCCATGGCGCTGGTCTACCTGCGCTGGGGACCACGGGCTGCGTGGATGTCGGCGTTAGTCTCGGGACTGCTGCTGTCGGTGCTGATGGGGCCGCCCCGCAGCCTGCTGTTTCTCATTCCCTACGCGCTGCTGGGGGTGCAGCTGGGCTTTTTCTGGGTGCGGCGCACCAACTGGTACGTGTCGATCGCAGTGGGAGCGCTGCTGGGCACCATTGGTTTTTTCTTTCGCCTGTGGCTGTCGTCGCTGCTGGTGGGCGAAGACCTGTGGGTGTATCTGACTACCCAGGTCACCCAAATGTTGAACTGGGGCCTGGAGCGCCTGGTGGGCCTGGGCGTGCTGGATGTGGGCGTGCTGGGCCAGGCCAATGTGGAGGCCGTGCAGATCTTAGCCCTGATATCGGTGCTCTCCAGCAATGTGGTGTACCTGTTTACGGTGCATCTGGCGGCCTGGCTGCTGCTGCGGCGGCTGGGGGCAAAGATTCCGGAGCCGCCGGGGTGGGTGCAGGATTTGCTGAAGGATTAG